From the genome of Pogona vitticeps strain Pit_001003342236 chromosome 10, PviZW2.1, whole genome shotgun sequence, one region includes:
- the C10H16orf46 gene encoding uncharacterized protein C16orf46 homolog, producing the protein MTSSGQDQHESNSERTSAHTRSAELQLRCTYPNERRERNQIYTLLNISNSINEEEERVNPEWVNGTGWEDAVQGWSKTPSFAYLQVQKRARKTKASESASGCLYCADLMQGIDKGLESHARTAEQLKSDFRLTTYAATDSVAGKKQSLCPSAMANSSSIEDPKKCSSQGDKKKMTLKEAQASLIERRFFVMKESSLFQADKKTVPIKEYSILPPGKPKSLETLKCKDIKSQEQPSTSSQTTSEASALKLPLVLPPLKDAAPKNGLDPSSRKRQTALSQASEKPLSETTSHTQVFKTKEQNFEKGIHTMYDALKEQIQMHEIASFVPRLAKTSFHSRNLDQCYWHYTLFPDKKIGPMSNAIAGRRHSHPNSVHFLHTKAAQISKANGIQDPCVRSKSHTGAKQQKESKAHEIPLLSGLFPSLTVSRLAVTALPSRLT; encoded by the exons ATGACTTCCTCTGGACAAGACCAACATGAAAGTAATTCTGAAAGAACCAGTGCACATACGAGAAGTGCGGAATTACAGCTGCGCTGCACCTACCCAAATGAAAGGCGAGAAAGGAATCAAATTTACACTCTTCTGAACATCAGCAATAGCATCAATGAGGAAGAGGAACGGGTTAACCCCGAATGGGTTAACGGGACAGGATGGGAGGATGCT GTCCAAGGCTGGAGCAAAACACCTTCCTTTGCATATCTTCAAGTACAAAAGAGAGCCAGAAAAACGAAGGCCAGCGAGTCTGCCAGTGGATGCCTGTACTGTGCAGATCTGATGCAGGGTATTGACAAAGGGCTGGAGAGCCATGCCAGGACTGCAGAGCAACTGAAATCCGATTTCAGATTAACTACATACGCTGCTACAGACAGTGTTGCCGGAAAAAAACAGAGTCTTTGTCCTAGTGCGATGGCAAATTCTTCATCAATAGAAGATCCTAAAAAATGCTCTAGTCAAGGAGACAAGAAAAAAATGACCTTAAAAGAAGCTCAGGCTTCTTTGATTGAAAGGAGGTTTTTTGTAATGAAGGAAAGCTCCCTGTTCCAGGCCGACAAGAAAACAGTGCCAATCAAGGAGTATAGTATACTCCCTCCAGGAAAGCCTAAAAGTTTAGAAACTCTAAAATGCAAAGACATAAAAAGCCAGGAGCAGCCTTCTACAAGTAGTCAAACTACTTCTGAAGCGAGTGCTCTTAAGTTGCCATTGGTACTGCCACCTCTGAAAGATGCAGCTCCCAAAAACGGCCTCGATCCTTCATCAAGGAAAAGACAGACAGCTCTTTCTCAGGCAAgtgaaaaaccactttcagagaCAACTTCCCATACTCAGGtgtttaaaacaaaagaacagaacTTTGAAAAAGGGATCCACACCATGTACGATGCCCTGAAGGAACAAATACAGATGCACGAGATAGCCTCTTTCGTCCCAAGGCTTGCCAAGACTTCGTTCCACTCAAGAAATCTGGATCAGTGCTACTGGCACTATACTCTTTTCCCAGATAAAAAGATTGGACCCATGTCTAATGCAATTGCAGGGCGAAGACACAGCCACCCAAACAGTGTGCATTTTCTGCATACAAAGGCAGCGCAAATCAGCAAGGCCAATGGGATTCAAGACCCTTGTGTCAGAAGCAAGAGTCACACTGGAGCCAAACAGCAAAAAGAGTCAAAAGCCCACGAGATCCCACTGCTTTCTGGACTATTCCCTTCCTTAACGGTCAGCCGTCTTGCAGTAACTGCATTGCCCTCTAGGCTGACTTGA
- the LOC140702149 gene encoding protein phosphatase 1 regulatory subunit 3E-like, which translates to MEKAGSLHASVPTPPPRLYLPRHFSCSACLYGRLAEPCKKGGGCSPEPEAVEVAADEEEEEEEKAAPAGTATAEPPRVAAPAAAAVPRSPSPPLSPPSPSPRGREPTVPSVPPSPTLRRRAKSLPTPGERGLRPALQQQSPARRKTVRFADSLGLELTAVRHFCQGDAPGGGTPLAAAAAVSPLLLRAPGSASASAAALLKTRKPPALGELEPVLFGPPAPVLEPLFPPPPGVGGAAFAERLRQAKVRLEWVRPEAAALRGAVRVLNLAYEKRVSVRYTLNRWASCHEVPAAYQPPPGPDGGGGLGDRFVFHLPVDAGTTGLEFAVRYCVAGAEFWDNNDGRNYKLRARHPRPPPDGSEPGGGGGGGAWIHFI; encoded by the exons ATGGAGAAAGCCGGCTCGCTGCACGCCTCGGTGCCCACCCCGCCGCCGCGCCTCTACCTGCCGCGCCACTTCAGCTGCAGCGCCTGCCTCTACGGGCGCCTGGCCGAGCCCTGCAAGAAGGGGGGCGGCTGCAGCCCGGAGCCCGAGGCGGTCGAGGTGGCCGCCGACGAG gaggaggaggaagaggagaaggcggcgccggccggGACGGCTACAGCGGAGCCCCCTCGGGTAGCGGCACCGGCGGCCGCCGCCGTCCCTCGCTCGCCCTCGCCGCCGCTCTCGCCGCCCTCGCCGTCTCCGCGCGGCCGGGAGCCCACGGTGCCCTCGGTGCCGCCCAGCCCGACCCTCCGCCGGCGGGCCAAGTCGCTCCCGACGCCCGGGGAGCGGGGCCTGCGCCCGGCCCTCCAGCAGCAGAGCCCCGCGCGGCGCAAGACGGTGCGCTTCGCCGACTCGCTGGGCTTGGAGCTGACCGCCGTGCGCCACTTCTGCCAAGGGGACGCGCCGGGAGGGGGGACCCcactggccgccgccgccgccgtctcgCCGCTGCTCCTCCGCGCCCCCGGGAGCGCCTCCGCGAGCGCGGCCGCCCTGCTCAAGACGCGCAAGCCGCCGGCGCTGGGCGAGCTGGAGCCGGTGCTCTTCGGACCGCCGGCGCCGGTGCTGGAGCCGCTCTTCCCGCCGCCGCCGGGGGTCGGCGGGGCCGCCTTCGCCGAGCGCCTCCGGCAGGCCAAGGTGCGGCTGGAGTGGGTGCGCCCGGAGGCGGCGGCCCTGCGCGGGGCGGTGCGCGTCCTCAACCTGGCCTACGAGAAGCGCGTCTCGGTGCGCTACACCCTCAACCGCTGGGCCAGCTGCCACGAGGTGCCCGCCGCCTACCAGCCGCCTCCGGGCcccgacggcggcggcggcctcggcgACCGCTTCGTCTTCCACCTGCCCGTGGACGCCGGCACCACCGGCCTGGAGTTCGCCGTCCGCTACTGCGTGGCCGGCGCCGAGTTTTGGGACAACAACGACGGGCGCAACTACAAGCTGCGCGCCCGGCACCCCCGGCCGCCCCCCGACGGCTCGgagcccggaggaggaggaggcggcggcgccTGGATCCACTTCATCTGA